The genomic DNA TGATCTGCTTTGCATAGGAGATGATGAAATAGTAGTAATGGACTATAAAAGTTCAAAGAAATTCATAACTCAAAATGAAGATCAAGTTAGAGAATATATGAGCATCTTATCTCAAATTTATCCTCAAAAAAGAGTTGTCGGGAAAATTATTTATCTTCTAAACGATAAAGTAGAGTTTTTAAATGTAGATTTAATCTAAAATTATTCTTAAATTCAGTAAAATTTAAGTAAATCTTGATATAATTCCAACTCTAATTAAAGAATAAAAGGCAAGATTATGACAAATATAACTAAGCCAAGCGAAGTTAAACGCGATTGGATCGTTCTTGATGCTGCTGGAAAGAGATTTGGTAGATTACTAACAGAAGCTGCAACTTACCTCCGTGGCAAACATAAACCGGGATTTACGCCAAACGTTGATTGCGGTGATTATGTGATTATCATCAATGCAAGTAAAGCCGAGTTCACGGGTGCAAACAAAGCTGAAGCTAAATTGTATCACAGACATTCGGGCTATTTCGGCAGTGTTAAAAGTGAAAAATTCGGTGATTTATTAGTAAATAAACCAGAAAAACTTTATAAATTAGCGGTTCGCGGTATGCTTCCAAAGACAAAACTCGGAAAAGAAATGCTTAAAAAACTTAAAGTTTATGCGGGCAATGAACACCCACATACTGCACAAATAGCTAAAGAAGGAAAATAACAATGGCAACAACATACGCAACAGGTAAAAGAAAAACAGCAGTTGCTAAAGTTTGGGTAAAACCAGGTAGTGGCAAAATCATAATAAATGGTATGGATCTAAATACTTGGCTTGGCGGACACGAAGCTATTAAGCTAAAAGTTGTTCAACCTCTTCTTGTTACTAAACAAGAGACGTCTATAGATATTACTGCTACAACTATTGGCGGAGGTTACTCTGCTCAAGCAGAAGCTTTAAGACACGGAATTTCAAGAGCTTTAGCTGCTATTGATGCTGATTTTAGAGCCGCACTTAAACCACAAGGTCTTCTTACTAGAGATAGTCGTGTTGTTGAGCGTAAAAAATGCGGACGTAGAAAAGCAAGACGTAGTCCACAATTCTCA from Campylobacter fetus subsp. fetus includes the following:
- the rplM gene encoding 50S ribosomal protein L13 codes for the protein MTNITKPSEVKRDWIVLDAAGKRFGRLLTEAATYLRGKHKPGFTPNVDCGDYVIIINASKAEFTGANKAEAKLYHRHSGYFGSVKSEKFGDLLVNKPEKLYKLAVRGMLPKTKLGKEMLKKLKVYAGNEHPHTAQIAKEGK
- the rpsI gene encoding 30S ribosomal protein S9, whose protein sequence is MATTYATGKRKTAVAKVWVKPGSGKIIINGMDLNTWLGGHEAIKLKVVQPLLVTKQETSIDITATTIGGGYSAQAEALRHGISRALAAIDADFRAALKPQGLLTRDSRVVERKKCGRRKARRSPQFSKR